Below is a genomic region from Actinoallomurus bryophytorum.
GTCGACGATGGCCTTGAGGTTGCCGCCGAGGAGCCGGAGTGTACGAAGGCGCGCCACGTCGCCGCGGACTCCGGAATATTCGGTCATGGCGTCCACGCAGGCGGCGACCTTCGCGTGGGAGTGCTCGGGGATCCCCATCATGGCGCAGATGACCTTGATGGGCAGCCGCGCCGCGACGTCGGCCACGAAGTCGCCGGACCCGGCGCGGACGACGTCGTCGACGATCTCGGTGGCGGTCTTGGCGATGTGCTCGTCGATCTGGGCGAGCCGTCGCGGGGTGAACGCACGGGACACCACGCGCCGCAGCCGGGCGTGGCGTGGGTCGTCCATGTTGACCATCGGCCGGCCGAACAGCAGGGCGATCCACGGCGGGGGCTCCGGCGAGGTGGCCGCGGGCTCGCTGCTGAAGACCTTGGCGTTGCGGCTCGCGTGCACCACGTCGGCGTGGCGTACGAGGGCGTGGAAGCCCCGCCCCGCGCGTACGAGGGGGATCCGCTGCTCGTTGAAGAACACGGGCCGGTCCAGCGCCCGCAGCCGCGCGAACGCCCGCAGCCGGTCCTCGGGAGGCCGCGCCCAGAAGTCGAGCGTGGCGAGATCGTCGTTCATCGCACCTCACCAGTTGTCGGGTGTCATCTGTTCGACGCCGGTAGGCGCGGGAGCGGTCACGCGCGGCACCGGCCGGATCCAGCCACGGTCAGCTCCAGGAGGCGATCTCCTCGTCGCTCAGCGGCACGACGCACCAGATCGCCTCCTGGATCGTGGGACACAGCGGCACGATCTCGCCGGCACGTGCCAGCCGGAACACCTGCTCGGCGCCCGCCCGCAGCCCGGTCACCGCGAGCGCGGAGCCGCGGTCGCGGCAGCGTCTTTCGGCGGCGATGACGGCCTTCAGCGCCGTGCAGTCGAAGAACGAGACCTCGGTCAGATCGATGATCAGCGGGCGTGCCCGTATGACGTCGAACAACTGCCGCCGGAACGCCGGCTCGGTATGGGCGTCTATCTCACCCCGCGGTATCGCGAGGGCGTAACGCGGGCAGTCGATGACCGCCATCTCAAGGGCGATGTCCATGGGCTACCTCACAACCCCACCGGTGACTCATCAGCATCGCTCAATCACACGCCGTTGCCAACCCCTGGTCACGGCGCACGAGAATCAGCGGAGGTCGACGCGTACGCGCGGCCAGGCGTTGTTGGCGTAACCGCCCGGGTTCCACAGCGACGCGGCGTACTCGGGCTGGCAGCAGGCCGCGGTGTCCCAGGCCCGCGCGGTGACGGTGGCAGCGCCCGCGGGCAGGTCGAGCACGATCCGCCACAGCCGCCACGACCACGGCCCGGGCGTGGGGTCGAGGTCGGCCTGCCGCCATGTGCGCCCCTCGTCCGCGGACACGTCGACGCGGGCGACGCCACGGTGTTCGCCGCCGAAGGCGTACCCGCTCACCGAGACCGGCCCGGCGGCCAGGACCGCGCCGTCGACGGGGGTGAGGATGTCGGCGTTGATCGCGACCGGCCCCAGCGGGAACCCTTCACCGGGGTCCGCGCCCGCGGGCGCCAGCCGGTAGCGGACGGCCTGGAAGTAGTTGCCCGACGGGCGGTCCCGTACGGTGATCCGGGTCACCCACTTCACACTGCGGGCACCGATGTAGCCGGGCACGACCACGCGTACCGGCCCGCCGTGCAGGGGCGGTAGCGGGCGGTCGTTCATCGCCCAGGCCAGGATCACCTCGCCCGCGACGGCCTTGGCCAGCGGGATCGAGCCTCCGAACGGCTCCGGCGGGCACGCGTCCGCGGCCACGTCCGGCGCGGTGAACTCCACGTGGGCGGCGTCGTGCCGCGGCCCGGCCTCGGCGAGGACGTCCGCCAGGCTCACCCCGGTCCAGCGCGCGGTCGAGATGGCCCCGGCTCCCCAGGGTGTCTCTCCGGGGATGGGCCGCACGGCGAGCAGGCCGGCGCGGCGGTTCCCCGCGCACTGGACGGTCGCGATGACCTCGCGGTGGGCGAAGCCGGCACGCAGCTGTGCCAGGGACAGGGTCAGCGGGCGGTCGAGGAGACCGGCCAGCTCGACGCGCCAGTCCCCCGGGTCGATGTCGGGGATCGGCCCGTGGTTGCGCGCGTAGAACGTCTCGACTGGGGTGAGCGTGCGCCCGGCGAGCGCCGGCCCGGGCGTCTCGGCGTTGTACGGCTCCGTTTCGTGCACGATCATGTCGTCGCGTTTGGCCCAAGACTCCATCGGCCGTACTCCCCCCGCTGTCACCAGCGGAAATACCCAGATGGAGGGTGTTGCTACCGGGAGAAGGCCGGTAGGACATGCCGGGCGAAGGCGGCGATCTGGGCGCGCATCTCGTCCACGGTGTTGCCGACGAACGGCAGGCCGCTCCCCCCGGCGCTGATCGACGCCGCCGAGCGTGACCCCGAGATCGCCCGGCTCCTGGCGGACTTCACGGCGCAGCGACGCCGCCCGGTGCACACCGCCGTCGAGCGTGTTGAGGTACGTGCCGGGCGCGACGCCGAGCTGATCGACGGGCTGCTCCTCGGGCCGGTCTTCTACCGCCGCCTGCTGTCCCGTCAGCCGATCACCGAGGAGTTCGCCGACCGCGTCGTCGACACCTTTCTTTCCGCGCTCTGATCCCAGCGCCAGCGCGGCCTCCGGCATGATCGTCGCAGGTCAGGGGGCATATCGGGCTCGCCAGAACAAACCTGGATGTGTAATATCCGGATTATGCGACTGAGCGAAGGGGTGGAGTGGACACTTCACTGCTGCCTCACGCTCGGCTGGCTCGACAGTGACAAGCCGGTATCAACGGCGAAGCTCGCGGCGACCTTCGAGTTGCCACCGGCCTATCTGAACAAACGCCTCCAAGCGCTGGTCCGCTCGGGGATCCTGGCTTCGACGCCGGGAGTCCACGGCGGATTCCGCCTGGCCCGGCCACCCGAGAAGATCACGCTCATGGAGGTCGTGGCGGCGATCGAAGGCCCTGAGAACGCCTTCCGCTGCACCGAGATCCGCCAGCGGGGCGCGGGGGCCGAACGGCCGGCACACGAGTACAAACGACAGTGTGTGATCACCACCGCGATGAGGAAGGCCGAGCTCGCGTGGCGGCGCGAACTCGCCTCCCAGACGCTCGCCGACATGATGGCCACGGCCCCGCAGGCCGCGGCCGAGCGGACCCGAAACTGGTTCGAGCGCGTCGGCGGCTGACCCCCCTCCGGGTTTGCGACCGGTGACACAGGTGCAAGGAGAATCCTGATGTCCACTATCTCGATATCGTTGCCCCGGCCGCCCGGCCGCACCACATTCGGCTCGGGGGACCTGGCCTCCACGCTCGTCCTGGCCCTCGGCACCTTCGCCGTCGGCGCCGACGCCTTCGTCATGGCCGGCTTCCTGCCTTCCATGTCGGATGCCCTGCACGTGTCCGCGGTCGCCGGTAAGGCGTCGGTCACGGTGTTCGTGGTGGCGTACGCGATCCTCGCGCCGCTGCTCGCCGCCACGACCGCGCGGGTCCCGCGGCGGGTGCTGATGATCATCGCGCTGCTCGTACTCGGCCTGGGCAACCTGGCCTCGGCCTTGGCTCCGAACCTGCCGGTGCTGATCGCCGGCCGTGCGCTCTCGGCGGCCGGCGCCGCCGCGTACACCCCCATCGCCGCCGCCATCTGCACGGCGCTGGTACGCCCGCGTCGCCGGGCCTCGGCCCTGGCCATGGTCATCGGCGGCATGGCGGTGGCGACGACGCTGGGCCTGTGCCTGGGCGAGGTGGCCGGCCGGTGGCTCGGCTGGCGCGCCGCACTGGGCACGGTCGCGCTGGTCTGCCTGGTGGCCGGGATCGGAGTGGTGCTGACGATGCCGTGGCTGCCCGGCAAACCGCGCTCACCGTACCGGGCGCGCAACGTCCTGACGCGTCGCCCGAGCGTGACCATCGTGCTCGCGATCGGTGCGCTCGGCGTCGTGGCCGGGTACGGCGCGTACGTCTACTGTGTTCCGGCGCTGAGCGCGATCGGGATCCCCGACGCCACCGCCGTCCTGATCCTGTTCGCGTACGGCCTGGGGGCGATCTTCGTCAACGCCGCGACCGGGAGCCGGCAGGCCGGGGTCGAACGCGAACGCATCGCCCGCGAGCTGCACGACTCGCTCACGCACAACATCTCCCTGATCAAGGTGCAGGCCGGGATCGCCGTCCACCTCGCGCGCGAGCGCGGCGAGGCGGTGCCCGACAGCCTGCTGGCCATCCAGGAGGCCAGCACCGACGCGATGCGGGAGCTGCGCGCGACCCTCAACGTCCTGCGCAATCCTGACGGCGAGCCGGCCGGCAGCGGCCTGGACCGCCTGTCCGGCCTCGTCGACCGGGTCCGCTCGGCCGGGCTGCCCGCCGCGGTGACGATCAGCGGCGAACGCTGCGACCTGCCCTCCGACGTCGACCGCACGGCCTACCGGATCGTCCAGGAGGCGCTCACCAACATCTCCCGGCATTCCGGCGGGGCGTCCGCACAGGTGGAGATCTCCTACCGGCCGGACGCGCTGACCGTACGGATCGACGACAACGGACGGGCGCGGCCCGACCAGCCACCGGTGCCGGGGATCGGGCTGACCGGCATGCGCGAGCGCGTCACCGCTCTCGGCGGCCGCCTGCACACGGGCCCCCGCTGTGAGGGCGGCTTCACGGTGGAGGCCGAACTCCCGGTGCACACACGCCGGCACGGCACTTTCGGCACACCACACGCCGCGGTAGCGGCCACACCCCTTTCGGATACAGTGCACTAAGCCGATCCCCATACCGTCTCGGTGTGACTGACCGTGCAGGGAAGCCGTTCGATCACCGAGTCGACCACGGAACTCGCCGACGTCCATGGCGTACTGGCGGTCGCCGGAGACGGAGCCGTCAGCCTTCGGCGGTTCGGCCCGACGCGGCCGCGGGCGGCGGCTCGGGGTCACCGACCGGGCCCAGGCAATGCGCGGGCCACTCCTCGTCGCCGGCCGGCCCGACGAACTTGAGAGCCTCGTCCAGTCGCGTCAGCGCCAGGCGGCCGGAGGGCTGGACCTCGTCCGCCCCGGCAGGGCGCGCCGGCAGCTCACGCAGCAGCACGAGGTCGGGGGTGTCCGCGTCGCCGCGCCGTACGTCGAGCACCGCGAATCGGCTGCCCGGCCCGAACACCACGTCCTTGCGGCGCGTCTCGCCGGCGTCGAACAGGGCGGCGACCCGGCGGGCGGTGTGCGACCAGATCACATAGACGGTCGCGGTGGGCGGCCAGCCGGCCCGGCTCTCGGCCGAGAGCGGTACGCCGCCGATCGCGCCCGGCCCCGTCAGCACGGTGCCGACCAGGTCCGTACGCGCACGGGTGCCGGCGCCGTGCAGGACCGCGCCCCGGTAGGTCGGCAGCCGGGCGAGGCCCGAGGCCAGGCAGGCGAGGTACGGCCGGGCCGCCTCCCCGCCCGCTCGAACGGCCTCCGGCCCGAACCCCTCGTCCTCCGCCGAGGTGAGGTACAGCCGTACGGCGACCAGGTCCACCGCGGCGGCGGCGCGTTCGGCCGCCGCGATCGCCGGCAGCCGCGAGAACGTCCGGCGGACCGGCGCGGCATGCGTGTCCCAGCCGAGACCGACCATGGCGCGGAACGCCGCACGCTCCTCGTCGGTACTGGGCCGGCCGGGCGAGACGACCACCGCACCGCTCGCCGCCGCCGACGACGACGGCCGGCCGCGGCCTGGTCCGCCGGACGCGGCCGGTGGTCTCGCGGCGGGCATCGTGGGCGGCGCTCCGGCTGGTGAGCCCGGCACCGCTTCGGCCTCCCTTGGGGGCCCGGGTGGCGACGATGTGACCGCCTTGCCTACGGGTGAGGCACTCGGAGCGCCCGGTGGTGCCGGGACACGCCCCTCCGGGATCCGTTCTTCTTCCACCTTCCGCGTCTCGCCGGTCTCGACGAGAGCTGCGTGACGCCTCGCGAGCACGCGCAGGGCTTCTTCGGCGTCGGCCGTGGCCGTTCCGTGCACGGAGAACAGGAGGTGAGCGCGCGGCCGGTGCGGCAGGCCGCGAAGGAGCTCGTCGAGGAGCAGCCAGACCTCGTCGTCCACCGTACGGCCCGGGAGCCCGATGTCGATCCGTACCGTCTCGGCCACGACGGGCTGTGCGGTCGTGAGCTCGGCGGGATACCGCTCCGGATCGGCGTCGGCGGGATAGGCCCAGAGCCCCGCCCGGGTGACGGCCAGACGCCAGACCTCGCCGAAGCGCAGCACACCGTAC
It encodes:
- a CDS encoding anti-sigma factor antagonist (This anti-anti-sigma factor, or anti-sigma factor antagonist, belongs to a family that includes characterized members SpoIIAA, RsbV, RsfA, and RsfB.) translates to MDIALEMAVIDCPRYALAIPRGEIDAHTEPAFRRQLFDVIRARPLIIDLTEVSFFDCTALKAVIAAERRCRDRGSALAVTGLRAGAEQVFRLARAGEIVPLCPTIQEAIWCVVPLSDEEIASWS
- a CDS encoding sulfite oxidase, with translation MESWAKRDDMIVHETEPYNAETPGPALAGRTLTPVETFYARNHGPIPDIDPGDWRVELAGLLDRPLTLSLAQLRAGFAHREVIATVQCAGNRRAGLLAVRPIPGETPWGAGAISTARWTGVSLADVLAEAGPRHDAAHVEFTAPDVAADACPPEPFGGSIPLAKAVAGEVILAWAMNDRPLPPLHGGPVRVVVPGYIGARSVKWVTRITVRDRPSGNYFQAVRYRLAPAGADPGEGFPLGPVAINADILTPVDGAVLAAGPVSVSGYAFGGEHRGVARVDVSADEGRTWRQADLDPTPGPWSWRLWRIVLDLPAGAATVTARAWDTAACCQPEYAASLWNPGGYANNAWPRVRVDLR
- a CDS encoding TetR-like C-terminal domain-containing protein, translating into MLPTNGRPLPPALIDAAERDPEIARLLADFTAQRRRPVHTAVERVEVRAGRDAELIDGLLLGPVFYRRLLSRQPITEEFADRVVDTFLSAL
- a CDS encoding RrF2 family transcriptional regulator — its product is MRLSEGVEWTLHCCLTLGWLDSDKPVSTAKLAATFELPPAYLNKRLQALVRSGILASTPGVHGGFRLARPPEKITLMEVVAAIEGPENAFRCTEIRQRGAGAERPAHEYKRQCVITTAMRKAELAWRRELASQTLADMMATAPQAAAERTRNWFERVGG
- a CDS encoding MFS transporter, with the protein product MSTISISLPRPPGRTTFGSGDLASTLVLALGTFAVGADAFVMAGFLPSMSDALHVSAVAGKASVTVFVVAYAILAPLLAATTARVPRRVLMIIALLVLGLGNLASALAPNLPVLIAGRALSAAGAAAYTPIAAAICTALVRPRRRASALAMVIGGMAVATTLGLCLGEVAGRWLGWRAALGTVALVCLVAGIGVVLTMPWLPGKPRSPYRARNVLTRRPSVTIVLAIGALGVVAGYGAYVYCVPALSAIGIPDATAVLILFAYGLGAIFVNAATGSRQAGVERERIARELHDSLTHNISLIKVQAGIAVHLARERGEAVPDSLLAIQEASTDAMRELRATLNVLRNPDGEPAGSGLDRLSGLVDRVRSAGLPAAVTISGERCDLPSDVDRTAYRIVQEALTNISRHSGGASAQVEISYRPDALTVRIDDNGRARPDQPPVPGIGLTGMRERVTALGGRLHTGPRCEGGFTVEAELPVHTRRHGTFGTPHAAVAATPLSDTVH